Proteins from a genomic interval of Candidatus Binatia bacterium:
- a CDS encoding DUF5654 family protein, translating into MEVKSTYLGTMIGLATVAFGLIAAGAWNKFISDAIALFLKPGNGVLAELIYAVIITIIAIVVVQGLAKLAEKEAELTARLGKKSE; encoded by the coding sequence ATGGAAGTGAAGTCAACGTATCTCGGGACGATGATCGGACTGGCGACGGTTGCGTTCGGTTTGATCGCGGCGGGCGCGTGGAACAAGTTCATCAGCGACGCGATCGCGCTCTTTCTCAAGCCGGGCAACGGCGTTCTCGCAGAGTTGATCTACGCGGTGATCATCACGATCATCGCGATCGTCGTCGTTCAGGGGCTCGCGAAGCTCGCCGAAAAGGAAGCCGAGCTAACCGCGAGGCTCGGCAAGAAGTCGGAGTAA
- a CDS encoding HIT domain-containing protein: MTQWISEMISGPAQRTWEKPDPQHTFRGRLDGTRAKADEIVYEDDDVFAFRHNIDESKEEWWEIHVVIIPKKWVPTILDLGLGDARIWHRLIAGIQKVALIMGLYEKGFMIRMGVLPPYQHTEHVHIHILAGKHTSPVVDGPMPDAG; the protein is encoded by the coding sequence ATGACGCAGTGGATCTCAGAGATGATCAGCGGCCCCGCGCAGCGGACGTGGGAGAAGCCCGATCCGCAGCACACGTTCCGCGGCCGGCTCGACGGCACGCGCGCCAAGGCGGACGAGATCGTCTACGAAGACGACGACGTCTTCGCGTTCCGGCACAACATCGACGAGAGCAAAGAAGAGTGGTGGGAGATCCACGTCGTCATCATCCCGAAGAAATGGGTCCCGACGATCCTCGATCTGGGCCTCGGCGATGCGCGAATATGGCACCGGCTGATCGCCGGAATTCAGAAGGTTGCCTTGATCATGGGCCTCTACGAAAAAGGCTTCATGATTCGCATGGGCGTGCTGCCGCCGTACCAGCACACCGAGCACGTCCACATACACATTCTCGCCGGCAAGCATACGTCGCCGGTCGTGGACGGTCCGATGCCGGATGCCGGCTGA
- a CDS encoding chromate transporter: MPAEPARPSLVSIALTFAAISSTAFGGGQKASIRQQVLSRGWMDNARFMDGLEIAEVLPGPNILNLAIYCGQRARGVPGAIAAFLGASIPPFAIVLIAAALYFKYASNPYVHGALQGCAVGALGLTVGNALELTWDERGDWVRVLLVVVTAAVVSLLRMPLLIVLVVFGGIGVVHEYLRWKRAAR, from the coding sequence ATGCCGGCTGAGCCGGCCCGCCCTTCGCTCGTCAGCATCGCGCTGACGTTCGCCGCGATCTCGTCGACGGCGTTCGGCGGGGGGCAGAAAGCCAGCATCCGGCAACAGGTTCTCTCGCGCGGCTGGATGGACAACGCGCGGTTCATGGACGGCCTCGAGATCGCCGAGGTGCTTCCCGGGCCGAACATCCTCAACTTGGCGATCTACTGCGGGCAGCGCGCGCGCGGCGTTCCGGGGGCGATCGCTGCGTTCTTGGGCGCGAGCATCCCGCCGTTTGCGATTGTGCTGATCGCCGCCGCGCTCTACTTCAAGTATGCGTCGAATCCGTACGTCCACGGAGCGTTGCAGGGCTGCGCCGTCGGTGCGCTCGGTCTTACGGTCGGCAACGCGCTCGAGTTGACGTGGGACGAGCGCGGCGACTGGGTGCGCGTTCTCCTGGTCGTCGTCACCGCCGCGGTCGTCTCGCTCCTGCGGATGCCGCTGCTGATCGTCTTGGTCGTCTTCGGCGGGATCGGCGTCGTCCACGAATATCTTCGCTGGAAGAGAGCGGCGCGATGA
- a CDS encoding chromate transporter, translating to MNATLDTALHLLWTFSQLSVLGFGGGKGIIPQMHADAVGRYHWVTSDQFSQFYTLGKLVPGPTTIFAALVGYAAMPARPYLGAAIATIGMFVPSSAIMVAFDSLWERFAGSPWRGVLSRGLAPAIVGLVWSSVWTIGRGTALLTRPPGSAGMIASALVVVAVTLLMLRSKLGAPLLIVLAGAVGVAALR from the coding sequence ATGAACGCCACGCTCGACACGGCGCTCCATCTCTTGTGGACGTTCTCGCAGCTCTCCGTTCTCGGGTTCGGGGGCGGCAAGGGAATTATTCCGCAGATGCACGCCGACGCCGTCGGGCGCTATCATTGGGTGACCTCCGACCAGTTCTCGCAGTTCTACACGCTCGGGAAGCTCGTGCCGGGGCCGACGACGATCTTCGCGGCGCTGGTCGGTTACGCGGCGATGCCCGCCCGGCCGTATCTCGGAGCCGCGATCGCGACGATTGGCATGTTCGTTCCCTCGAGTGCGATCATGGTCGCGTTCGACTCGCTCTGGGAACGTTTTGCCGGCTCGCCGTGGCGCGGCGTGCTCTCCCGGGGGCTCGCGCCCGCGATCGTCGGGCTCGTCTGGTCGAGCGTGTGGACGATCGGCCGGGGCACGGCGCTGCTCACGCGGCCGCCCGGATCGGCGGGAATGATCGCCTCGGCGCTCGTCGTCGTCGCGGTCACGCTCCTGATGTTGCGTTCGAAACTCGGGGCGCCGCTGCTCATCGTTCTCGCGGGGGCCGTAGGGGTCGCCGCGCTTCGCTAA
- a CDS encoding acyl-CoA dehydrogenase family protein, with the protein MDFIDTSASFSDEERMVRDTVRAFVRDRVLPDVAQWFEEGTLPRDLGPALGKLGLLGMHLQGYGCPGASAVAYGIACLELEAGDSGVRSFASVQGSLAMYAIHRFGDEPQKERWLPPMARGELIGCFGLTEPDFGSNPGGMRTFARRDGADWVLDGTKMWITNGSIADVAIVWAQTDDGIRGFIVPRGTKGFHASDIHRKLSLRASVTSELVLSDCRLPADALLPRAQGLGGPLACLNEARYGIVWGAMGAARSCYETALEYAKTRVQFDRPIGAYQLTQAKLVDMLVELNKGTLLALHLGRAKDEKRLRPAQVSLGKLNNVREALAIAREARTILGANGVTLEYPVIRHMNNLESVLTYEGTSEMHALIVGKEITGLTAFS; encoded by the coding sequence GTGGACTTCATCGATACGAGCGCATCGTTCTCCGACGAGGAGCGGATGGTGCGCGACACCGTGCGCGCCTTCGTCCGCGACCGCGTGCTGCCCGACGTCGCGCAGTGGTTCGAAGAGGGGACGCTCCCGCGCGACCTCGGCCCGGCGCTCGGGAAGCTCGGCCTGCTCGGCATGCATCTCCAAGGATACGGCTGTCCGGGAGCGAGCGCCGTTGCGTATGGCATCGCGTGTCTCGAGTTGGAGGCCGGCGACTCCGGCGTGCGCAGCTTCGCCTCGGTGCAGGGCTCGCTTGCGATGTACGCGATCCATCGCTTCGGCGACGAGCCGCAGAAGGAGCGCTGGCTCCCGCCGATGGCGCGCGGCGAACTCATCGGCTGCTTCGGTTTGACCGAGCCCGATTTCGGCAGCAACCCGGGCGGGATGCGGACCTTCGCGCGGCGCGACGGCGCGGACTGGGTGCTCGACGGCACGAAGATGTGGATCACGAACGGCTCGATCGCCGACGTCGCGATCGTCTGGGCGCAAACCGACGACGGGATTCGCGGCTTCATCGTCCCGCGCGGCACGAAGGGTTTCCATGCCTCGGATATCCACCGCAAGCTTTCGCTGCGCGCCTCGGTCACGAGCGAACTCGTGCTCTCCGACTGCCGGCTCCCGGCCGATGCGCTGCTACCGCGAGCGCAAGGGCTGGGCGGCCCGCTCGCCTGTCTGAACGAGGCGCGCTACGGCATCGTCTGGGGCGCGATGGGGGCGGCGCGCAGCTGCTACGAGACGGCGCTCGAGTACGCCAAGACGCGCGTCCAGTTCGACCGCCCGATCGGTGCCTACCAACTGACGCAAGCGAAACTCGTGGATATGCTGGTCGAACTGAACAAAGGCACGCTGCTCGCGCTGCACCTGGGCCGCGCGAAGGACGAGAAGCGGCTGCGCCCGGCTCAGGTGAGCCTCGGCAAACTCAACAACGTGCGCGAGGCGCTCGCGATCGCGCGCGAGGCGCGGACGATCCTCGGCGCCAACGGCGTGACGCTCGAGTATCCGGTGATCCGCCACATGAACAACCTCGAGTCGGTTCTCACCTACGAGGGGACGAGCGAGATGCACGCGTTGATCGTCGGCAAGGAGATCACCGGCTTGACCGCATTCTCCTGA